In Cereibacter sphaeroides 2.4.1, the genomic window GAATCGCGGCCTCAACTGCGTGAAGGGCTATTTCCTGTCCAAGATCATGTATGGCGAGGACCGGCTGACCACGCCGCTTTTGCGCATGAAGGACGGGGTCTACCACAAGGAGGGCGAGTTCGCGCCCGTCTCGTGGGACGAGGCCTTCGATGTCATGGCAGCCCAGGCCAAGCGCGTGCTGAAGGAGAAGGGCCCGAAGGCCGTCGGCATGTTCGGCTCGGGGCAATGGACCATCTGGGAAGGGTACGCGGCCTCCAAGCTCATGCGGGCGGGCTTCCGATCGAACAATCTCGACCCCAACGCGCGCCACTGCATGGCGTCGGCCGCCACCGCCTTCATGCGCACCTTTGGCATGGACGAGCCGATGGGCTGCTACGATGATTTCGAGGCCGCCGATGCCTTCGTGCTCTGGGGCTCGAACATGGCCGAGATGCACCCGATCCTCTGGAGCCGGTTGACCGACCGGCGGCTGAGCCACGAGCATGTGCGCGTGGCGGTCCTGTCGACCTTCACCCACCGCAGCATGGATCTGGCCGATACGCCCATCATCTTCCGGCCGGGCACCGACCTCGCGATCCTGAACTACATCGCCCACCACATCATCTCCACCGGCCGGGTCAACCGGGACTTCGTCGACCGGCACACCAACTTCGCGCTGGGGGCCACCGACATCGGCTACGGGCTGCGCCCCGAGCACCAGCTTCAGCTGGCCGCCAAGGGCGCGGCGGACGCGGGTGCGATGACGCCGACCGATTTCGAGACCTTCGCCGCCCTCGTTTCCGAATACACGCTCGAAAAAGCGGCAGAGATTTCGGGAGTGGAGCCGGCGCTGCTCGAGGAGCTGGCCGAACTCTACGCCGATCCGGACCGCAAGGTGATGTCTCTCTGGACCATGGGCTTCAACCAGCATGTCCGCGGGGTCTGGGCCAATCACATGGTCTACAACCTGCACCTGCTGACCGGGAAGATCTCCGAGCCCGGCAACTCGCCTTTCTCGCTCACCGGCCAGCCCTCGGCCTGCGGCACCGCGCGCGAAGTGGGCACCTTCGCCCACCGCCTGCCTGCCGACATGGTGGTGACCAATCCCGAGCACCGCGCGCACGCCGAGGAGATCTGGAAGCTGCCCGCGGGACTTCTCCCCGACTGGGTGGGCGCCCATGCGGTCGAGCAGGACCGCAAGCTCCACGACGGCGAGATCAATTTCTACTGGGTGCAGGTCAACAACAACATGCAGGCCGCCCCCAACATCGACCAGGAGACCTATCCGGGATACCGCAATCCCGAGAATTTCATCGTGGTCTCGGATGCCTATCCGACCGTCACCGGCCGCTGCGCCGATCTCGTGCTTCCGGCGGCCATGTGGGTCGAGAAGGAGGGTGCCTATGGCAATGCCGAGCGGCGCACCCACTTCTGGCACCAGCTCGTCGAGGCGCCGGGCGAGGCGCGCTCGGATCTCTGGCAGCTCATGGAATTCTCCAAGCGCTTCACGACCGACGAGGTCTGGCCCGAGGAGATCCTCTCGGCAGCGCCCGCCTATCGCGGCAAGACATTGTTCGAGGTGCTCTTCGCCAACGGCTCGGTGGACCGGTTCCCGGCCAGCGACGTGAACCCCGACCATGCCAACCACGAGGCCGCGCTCTTCGGCTTCTATCCGCAGAAGGGCCTCTTCGAGGAATATGCCGCCTTCGGACGCGGCCATGGCCACGATCTCGCTCCCTTCGACACCTATCACGAGGTGCGCGGTCTGCGCTGGCCCGTGGTCGAGGGCGAGGAGACCCGCTGGCGCTATCGCGAGGGCTTTGATCCCTATGTGAAGCCGGGCGAGGGGCTGCGCTTCTACGGCAAGCCCGACGGACGCGCGGTCATCCTCGGTGTGCCCTACGAGCCTCCCGCCGAGAGCCCAGACGAGGAGTTCGGCTTCTGGCTCGTGACGGGGCGCGTACTCGAGCACTGGCACTCCGGCTCCATGACGCTGCGCGTGCCCGAGCTCTACAAGGCCTTCCCGGGAGCCGTCTGCTTCATGCATCCCGAGGATGCGCGCTCCCGCGGGCTCAATCGCGGATCCGAGGTGCGGGTGATCTCGCGGCGGGGCGAGATCCGCACGCGGCTCGAGACCCGAGGCCGCAACCGGATGCCGCGCGGCGTGGTGTTCGTGCCCTGGTTCGACGCGAGCCAGCTCATCAACAAGGTGACGCTCGACGCGAACGATCCGATCTCGCGGCAGACGGACTTCAAGAAATGTGCCGTGAAAATCGAGGCGGTGTGACCATGAGCGTGCATCCCACCCTCCGCTTCCTGGCCACAGCTCTCGTCGCGCTCGGTGCAGGTGCCGCCTTGGCACAGGACGCGCCACGTCTCACCGGTGCGGACCGGCCCATGAGCGAGGTGGCCGCACCGCCCCTGCCGGAGACCATCACCGACGACCGCCGCGTGGGCCGCAACTATCCCGAGCAGCCGCCGGTGATCCCGCATTCGATCGAGGGCTACCAGCTCTCGGTCAATGCCAACCGCTGCCTCGAGTGCCACCGTCGGCAGTATTCGGGCCTCGTGGCAGCGCCGATGATCTCGATCACCCATTTCCAGGATCGCGAGGGGCAGATGCTGGCCGACGTCTCACCACGCCGCTATTTCTGCACCGCCTGCCATGTGCCGCAGACCAACGCGCAGCCGCTCGTCACCAACGAATTCCGCGACATGCTCACGCTGATGCCGGCCAGCAACGAGGCGGAATGACATGCGCCTGCCCTCGTTCCTCCGCCGGTTCTGGTCCATCGCCACCTCGCCCTCTAGCTTTCTCAGCGTGGGATTCCTCACCCTCGGAGGCTTCGTTGGCGGCGTCCTGTTCTGGGGCGGGTTCAACACGGCCCTCGAGGCCACCAACACGGAAGCCTTCTGCACCTCCTGCCACGAGATGCAGTCGAACGTCTTCGAGGAGCTGACGCGGACCGTCCATTACACCAACCGCTCCGGCGTGCGCGCGGGCTGTCCCGACTGCCATGTTCCGCATGAATGGACCGACAAGATCGCGCGGAAGATGCAGGCATCGAAGGAGGTCTGGGGCCATCTCTTCGGCACCATCGACACGCGTCGCAAGTTCCTCGACAACCGTCTGCGGCTGGCCGAACACGAATGGGCGCGGCTGAAGGCGAACGACTCGCTGGAATGCCGGAACTGTCACTCCGAAGTGGCGATGGACTTCACCCGCCAGACGGACCGCGCGGCGCAGATCCACACGCAATATCTGATCCAGACCGAGGGCTATACCTGCATCGACTGCCACAAGGGCATTGCGCATGAGCTGCCCGACATGCGGGGCATCGATCCGGGCTGGCTTCCGCCGGCAGACCTGCGCGCGTCGCTTCCCGACCATGGGTCGTCGTTCGATCTGGAGGGCGCCCGCGCCTATGTAGCGGACTGATACGGATCGGTCCGTACCGCTGCGCTTGCTGGAGGGGTTATGCCGCCCGGCCGGCGCTCGAGTCCGACTGCGCAAGAGCCTCTTGAACGCTTACGCGCGAAGTGCTCGTTCGAGAGTGCCTTGAGTCCTTGCAGTGGCGATCAGAAGCAGTCTTCGCGCTGCACGATGATGCGCAATGCTTCGGTCGTTCCGGCTCTGTACTGGTGCTCGATGCGGGCGCCGAGTTCCAGTGCCGCGCGGAGGTTGGTGGCGCGGCAATTTTGCTGAATTGCATCCGCCCGCGTCGGCAGCGCTTTGCGATCGGAAATGTCGTAGATGTAGATCAGGGCCCGCTTCTGGGCCACGACTTCGAGCAGCCTGGTGGTCGGATTGATGATGACCGGGCTGCCTGCCGGCATGGCGAGGCTCTTCAGCAGCCGTTGTCGGCGATCAATGGCTGCCGATTGCAGGGAGGCCAGATAGGTTGCGATCAACCCCGTGATCAGCAGGCATGCCGCGGAGGCATACCAGCTGTTGCGCAAGGACCAGGTCGCAAGGGTGAAGAGCAGCAGGAGCAATATGACGAAGAACAGCAGGACGATGACGGGGCCGAGATAGATCATGAGAAGTCTGTTTCCGAAGTGACGGCCCGGCGGCGTTCGCAGTGCCTCTGCCAGATACGGGGATCAGAAGCTCCAGCCGACGCCGACACCGGCACCCGTCTTGCCGCCGGCATGGCTGAGCGCGCCACGTAACGTCACATTGTTGTTCACGATGGCAGTTCCCCCCAAGGCCAGCGCCTCTTGGCCATCGAACCCACCGACGGCCACGCCGAAGGAGTGATTGCTGCCGTCGAGGGGAGCTGGAAGCTGTGCCATCGCCATGCTCATCGCGACGCCCGCACTCACCTCCCGAAGCCCGTCATTCAGCTGCCCGACGTTGACGGCGTCATTGTCTTCCACGCCGTCGGCGATCCCCGACAGGCGGGCGGGTGCGCTGCCGGATCCGGAAAGGCGGGCGCCGGTGTCGGTCAGGGCAAGGGTGGTGTTACCTCCCTGCAGTGTTGCCTCGTGTATGGCAGTGATCCGGGTGGTTCCATTGGCCGTGGCCGTGATGCCATTGCCGCCATGGGTAAGGACTGCGGCCGTGTCCGTCAGTTGCACCCGGGCTCCCCCTGCGGTCGTGGCCAGAATGCCGGACGAGCCCAAGGTGAAGCTGGAGCCGGCGTTGTTCATTGCAACCTGACCGGTCGTCTGCAGATCAGCCAGCCGGCTGCTTCCGGTAGTTTCCAGCTCTCCGAAGGAGAACTTCGAGGGAAGCGACAGGTTTCCGTCGATGGTCAGGTTGCCGGTGACGTGCAGGTCTTCCGTCCTCATGTCCTTGGCAACGAGATCGCCGAAGCCGGCGGCCCCGGTTACGGCCAGCGGGCCCAGCACGTCGACCTTTGCCATCGTACTGGCTCCCGACACGACGAGGGTGTCGAGTTGTGAGGTGCCGGCGACGGAAAGGGCTCCGGTCGAAGTGGTTCCCGCGACGCTGGCGCTTCCGAAGCGTCCGGCGCCTCCTACCTCCAGATCCGACCCGAAGCTCGCCGTGCCGCTCACGCCCATCGGTCCGTTGACGGCAAGGGCTTTCTGAACGGTGGCGGTCTGCATCCGCGCGTCGCCGAGGGTGCTTTGTCCGGCCACGTTCAGTGCGCCCGCGATTGCAGCGTTGCCCTGAACGGTTGCGCTCTGCAGAGTGCTGGCGCCGGAAACAGCTAGGGCGTTGAGCTGCGAGGTGCCGCTGACGGAGAGGGAGGTCGCGCTGGCGTCGCTCAGTACGCTGGGACCGGTGACGTTGAGGGCGCCTTCGAGGGTTGCCGCGGAGATGCTTCCCGCGCTTATGTGCCCCGTGATGGTCACGTCTCCGACGATGGCCATTTCGGCTCCCGCCGCGCCAGTCGTCAGGGCAACCAAGGCAACGCCGCCCCAAAGGCCATACTTCGACCCTTTGGCCCCAGGGCGAAACCTCTGCATTGCCCCTGCCGCCACATGAGGCTGCCCAGTAGCGTCTTTCATTGCTCGACCTCTGAATGGTGGACGCAGAGAGGGACGCCACCTGTTTTTATAATGGCTCGCACGACATTGGTCGTGTTGACACTCATGCGAACAGGGCAATCCAATACTTATTGATGTGGAGGTCAAAAACTGTCCAAGAGTTATCGACCGTGCAACTTTTGATGATACGGTCCGCGTGAATCCCGCACCTTTTTAAAAATTCCGTGATCTTTGGAGGATTCTTCTCGGCCCCTGCTGGATGGGAATTATCCTTCGGATGATGGGTGGGGCAAATTTACCCGCTTAGATTGTCAGTCGCGAGCTTTACGACCGCGATGGATGTTCATGCGCGTGGAGGGGGATGCCGCGGCATTTTCGCCTTCCGGGGCGTGTAAGGGGGGGACATCACCCCACATGCCCAACCCATAAGACTTGTGCTCGGCGGCCGGGCTTTCGCTGGTGACCCTGCGTCGCTTCGAGAGCCACGATTATGCGGGTCTCGTGGCCACGAAGACCGTGGAGGGGGTCAGGACGATCCTCGAGCAACGGAGCGCGCGGTTTCTCGCCGCCGCTGAGCCTTCGCCCAGACCGGGCGTTGCCCCGATCTTCTGAGCGGCGGCATGTCCTCTCAGCGGAAGGGCTGGTTGCGGACCGCCCACAGGGCAGGTGGCAGGATATCGGCGGTCAGCCGGGGCAGGATGCCGAAATCGGGGGAGGTGACGCTGGAGGCGCCCTTCAAACTTTCGATGGTCCGCTGGATGTCCTGAGCCTCATGCGCATGGAAGTCGAACAGCGCGCAGATCACCTGGCTTGCGAGACCGTCCGTCATCCGTTCCGCGATCCCGAGGCGCGCGCGTTCCGCAATGTCTCTGAATGTATCGACCGCGTCACCCGGTCGGGCCAGCCCTGGGCCTGTCAGTGCATGCAGGACAGAGCGTACGAAATCCTTCGTGGCTTCGGCACTGGCGAAGAGGCCGGCCCCCTTGAGCTTCGTGTGATAGCGAGAAGCGGTTTTTGCCAGCGACTCGTATCTGTTCAGCCGGGGATAGCGTCCGATATAGGCTTCGACCAGTTCATCACGGCGCTTGCCGGTAGCTGCCAGGCGGCAGCGCTGGTACTGCAGCACGAACCCCATCCCCCGCAGGAAATTGGTCGCGACTGGACGGCTCTGCTTCGGTTCTGGCAGGGACTTGACCGTTCCGGCTGTGGTCAGGGTGCGCGTGGTGGCCTTCAGGCCGGGGAGCTGAGACAGCGTCTCCAGCGCTGGCCCCGACGGCAGGCGCCCATCCGAAAGCCCGAGGAGCAGGTCGAATGAAGCCGGCTCGGCGATGTGGACGGTATTCATGAGAAGGAGAAGGGCCGTGTCGAGGGTGCCTGCGGCTCCGCCGGACTGGGCGAGAGTGGCAGTCAGCGATGCCGTGAAATCCTTTTCCATCCGTTCCCTGCGGTTTGCCGGTTTGAAGTCCTGCACTTCGAACGACGGTGGCGGTGGTGGTGGAAGAGGCAAGAAAGATCAAGTGGCTGGATCAAAGCGCCAAAGCGTCAAACTGTCCATTAACCGAGCGGACCAGGAGATAGCGCAGGGCTGACGCGGGAAGCGGCTGGCCTTCATTCATACCTCCGATCAAAAGTCAATCCTCTGAGTGCCGCCTCCCGCGGGAGCGTGCGGGATGCTCCGTTCTGCGACGCTTGTGCCATCGCAAATGAATGGAACTCACAATGTTCTCGGTGACGAAGGTCAAGGCAGTCAGGCCGGTGGAGCTGTCGAAGCGGTATGATCTGCGCGACGGCAACCTGACGAAGACGGTGGTGGCGGCGCTCTCTCGCGGTCAGGTAGAGACGCTGGAGCTCGAAGGGATCGAGGCCCTGGCAGAGGTGATCTCCCGGCTCACGCCGGCGGAGGCGCTCATGCTCGGCGTGCCCCAGATCAAGTCCGCCACGACGATTGTAACCCGGCGGATGCTAAGCGCGCATCTCCGTGAAGGAGATATTGCCCGGACGGCTGATAATTTCGTCTATCCCGAAGGGGCGGGTTTCCTGTTCATCGACCACGACGGTCTGCAGGACGGAACCTGCCTCTCCCGGGAGGATCTGCTCGAGCGGCTTTACGCCTGCGCGCCAAGCCTGCGGCAGGTCAAGATCCTCGCGTTGCCCTCGTCCTCCTCGCACATCTGCCGGACGGACACTGGCGAGGATCTGACCGGCGCGCGGGGGTTGCATCTCTATATCCCCGTGAAGGACGCGCGGGACATCCCGCGCATCGGCAAGGTCCTGACCGATCTCCTCTGGCTGGGCGACCAGGGATATGTGCGGATCGCCTCGAATGGCGCCCGTCTGCTGCGCAGCCCGATCGACAGCACGGTCTGGCAGCCGAGCCGGCTGGTGTTTGCGGCTGGGGCGATCTGCGCCAACGGGCTTGAGCAGCGGCGGGGCGCGCCGGTGATCGTCAATCCGGAAGGCGCGGACCTCTGGGACAGCGTGGCGCTGCTGCCTACTCTCGATGCGGCCGCCCAGGCTCTGGTGCAGGCGACGCGCGACCGCGCCCTGGCGCTGTCCCAGAAGGCGGCGGATGAACAGCGAGCGGTCTGGCTCGAGGACTTTCGTCCGGGGCTGTTGCGCGATCTCGGGGCCGGGCCGGAGGCACGGGAGCCGCGGGAGGAACTCCTTGCCGCGGTGGAAAATGCCGTTCTCGGCCCGGGCCTCCTGCTCTTCGTCCGGCGTGCCGGCGAGGTGCAGTTCGCGCCGGTGACCGTGGAGGCCATCCTCGCCGACCGGATCGGCTATCACCGGGCAATCACGCTCGACCCGATCGAGCCCGACTACAACGGTCGGGCTCCCGTCGGCTGTCTGTTCCTCGACGGGAGAACTCCGGTCCTGCATTCGATGGCGCATGGCGGAACGAGCTATCGGCTCGAGCGGCGGACAACGATCGTCGAGCTTCATCCTGGCCGGATGGCGGAGGCGACGGAGGCGGTGCTCACCCACATGCGCGGCGACAGCCGCTTCATGGATCACGGCGACCTCCTCGTCACGATCCATGACGGCAAGCGCCAGCCGATCGACGAATACCGGCTCGAACTCATGCTGGGAGACATCCTGTTCCTGAAGGCCGACGCAAAGGGGAGGATGAAGCCCTCCGATCCGCCGTCGAGGCTTCTGCGCCAGATCCTGAGCCTCGGCGCGCAGCGCCGCCTGCGCCGCCTGACCTTCATTCTGCGCCGCCCGACCCTCAACGCCCGGGGGGAACTGCTCACGCGGCCCGGCCATCATGCGGGCGAGGGCCTCTATCTGGACTACGATCCCGAGGAGTGGCCCGAGATCCCCCTGACCCTTTCGCAGGAGGATGCACGAGCCGCCCTGAAAATGATCTGGAAGCCCTTCGCGGCCTTTCCTTTCGTGGATGCGGCTTCGCGCGGAGCCCTTCTGGCGGCGATTTTTACCGCGATCCTTCGTCCGTCCCTGCCGACGGCACCCCTGGTTGCCAGTGACGCTCCCAACCACGCCTGCGGCAAGACCTTGGCGCTGGAGGCGGTGGCCAGCCTCGCTGCGGGCGAGCCGGTGAGCGTGGCGGCGCCCTTCGACGGGGACCAGGCGGAGATGCGCAAGCTGCTGACCAGCACCGCCCTTGCCGGCGACTCCACGCTCCTCTTCGACAATTGCCGGACCTTGCTCGACTCCCCCCAGCTGAGCGCCTTCCTGACGGGCGAATACTGGTCGGACCGGCTCCTCGGATCCAACGTGATGCGCAATGGCCTGCCCACCCAGATCTTCCTGGGCGTCACGGGGGTCAACCTGCAGTTCAGCGCCGAACTGCGGCGCCGGACGATCGCCTGGCGGATCGATCCGCAGGTCGAGCGCCCCCATGAGCGGGCCTTCGACTTCTGCCCGCGGGAGCAGGTCATGACGTTCTACAAGGAAATCGTGGCAGCCAGCCTTGCGCTCATCAGGACGGCGCAGGCTGCGGATCTGCCGAGGCCGGCTCATACCTTCGCCTCCTATCCGGTCTGGGACCGCCTGATCCGCACGGCGGTGCGACATGCCGCGCAGCTGACCGACGGCTTCTTCGCCGATCCGGTGCCCCAGGCTGTCCGCGCCGTGGCCGAGACGGAGGAGGTGATCGACCTGCACGCCCTGCTCGCCGGGCTGATGGAGGCCTTCGGCGGCGAGGCCTTCGGCTCGGTCGATGTCTGCATGCTGATCGAGGATCCGGCCAACCGCAGGCTCGGAGCCCTGATGGCAGGCGCCACCCAGCGTCCGGACCGGCTTTCCCCGAAAAGTCTCGGCCGCTATCTGGCGCAGTATGTCGACCGGCCGAGCGGCCATCTGGTGCTGCGGGCGCGGCGCGGAAGCAAGGCGCTGAGCTTCTTCGTGGAGCGCGTCCCTCAGGAGGCCCCGGAATCCGCCTGAGGGAGGGGCGGCGTCTGCTTGCCGCAGGGCGCCGCTCGCAGACGTTATCCGGCTCAGCTTGGATTGGACGAGCCGCCCCCAGCCGGCTTCCGGTGGTTTCAGCGTGTGACCTGCGCGCCGGGCGAGCAGGAGGCCGCGATGGGGCTTCCGATCGGTTCGGAGAGTTCAAGGTCCCGACCGGGCATGGCAATTACGGCGGGTCCGGATGGCGCGGCTAACGCCAGAACAACGCCTTGGGATGAGGCCCTGTCCGCGCCCCGGCGGCTGATCGAAGACATCCCGGGGCATGGTTCTGCTCAAGGAGAGCAGGACTACTTCCACGGCTCGTCGGCTTCTTCCCAGCGTCGGATCCTGCTTTCGCCGGAGCTACAGCTCTTTCGGGGGCAGGGGGGGAGCGAACGGATAAGGGACGGCCAAGTCTCGAAGTCCGATCGATGCGATCCTCGCGCCGGAAGATACGATTCCCGTACATCGGAGGCCGGAAGGCGGACGGCTGCAATCCAGTGAGGTTGGCGGGTCATCCTAAGATCATCGGACGCCGCTTTTGCGCGCTTCTAGATTCCTCCTGCCGGTGCGAGCCTCCCAGGATCCGTCAGCCGCACGGGATGGTAAATTCTCATGGACCTGGGTTTCTTTCCGGAGCGATCGCCGGACATCCCGCGGGATCCGAGCAATCCGATCGCGGGGACCGGATGCTGACCATGGATCCGGACGTTGCCTGTATTCCCGCCGTGACGGTCGAGGCGCCCGAAGGTTCCGGTGTCACTTCCCTGCTCGACTTCGTGAGCCGGTCGATCCCCTCCTCCGGGGAGGGGCAGGATGTTCCGCCCTGGCTTGCAGAGCATGGCCAGCTGGCCGTCGCGCGTGCCCGCCGGATCCTGCTCCATGGTCGAGGCCTGGAATGGGAAAGCCCGTCCTTCGCCCGCTACGTTCTCTGCCGGATGCCGGTTCCG contains:
- the napA gene encoding periplasmic nitrate reductase subunit alpha, whose amino-acid sequence is MTLTRRDLIKAQAAATAAAAAGLPVSALAQPVTGGAEALRIRWSKAPCRFCGTGCGVMVGTRDGQVVATHGDTQAEVNRGLNCVKGYFLSKIMYGEDRLTTPLLRMKDGVYHKEGEFAPVSWDEAFDVMAAQAKRVLKEKGPKAVGMFGSGQWTIWEGYAASKLMRAGFRSNNLDPNARHCMASAATAFMRTFGMDEPMGCYDDFEAADAFVLWGSNMAEMHPILWSRLTDRRLSHEHVRVAVLSTFTHRSMDLADTPIIFRPGTDLAILNYIAHHIISTGRVNRDFVDRHTNFALGATDIGYGLRPEHQLQLAAKGAADAGAMTPTDFETFAALVSEYTLEKAAEISGVEPALLEELAELYADPDRKVMSLWTMGFNQHVRGVWANHMVYNLHLLTGKISEPGNSPFSLTGQPSACGTAREVGTFAHRLPADMVVTNPEHRAHAEEIWKLPAGLLPDWVGAHAVEQDRKLHDGEINFYWVQVNNNMQAAPNIDQETYPGYRNPENFIVVSDAYPTVTGRCADLVLPAAMWVEKEGAYGNAERRTHFWHQLVEAPGEARSDLWQLMEFSKRFTTDEVWPEEILSAAPAYRGKTLFEVLFANGSVDRFPASDVNPDHANHEAALFGFYPQKGLFEEYAAFGRGHGHDLAPFDTYHEVRGLRWPVVEGEETRWRYREGFDPYVKPGEGLRFYGKPDGRAVILGVPYEPPAESPDEEFGFWLVTGRVLEHWHSGSMTLRVPELYKAFPGAVCFMHPEDARSRGLNRGSEVRVISRRGEIRTRLETRGRNRMPRGVVFVPWFDASQLINKVTLDANDPISRQTDFKKCAVKIEAV
- a CDS encoding nitrate reductase cytochrome c-type subunit produces the protein MSVHPTLRFLATALVALGAGAALAQDAPRLTGADRPMSEVAAPPLPETITDDRRVGRNYPEQPPVIPHSIEGYQLSVNANRCLECHRRQYSGLVAAPMISITHFQDREGQMLADVSPRRYFCTACHVPQTNAQPLVTNEFRDMLTLMPASNEAE
- the napC gene encoding cytochrome c-type protein NapC; this encodes MRLPSFLRRFWSIATSPSSFLSVGFLTLGGFVGGVLFWGGFNTALEATNTEAFCTSCHEMQSNVFEELTRTVHYTNRSGVRAGCPDCHVPHEWTDKIARKMQASKEVWGHLFGTIDTRRKFLDNRLRLAEHEWARLKANDSLECRNCHSEVAMDFTRQTDRAAQIHTQYLIQTEGYTCIDCHKGIAHELPDMRGIDPGWLPPADLRASLPDHGSSFDLEGARAYVAD
- a CDS encoding YadA C-terminal domain-containing protein, which gives rise to MAIVGDVTITGHISAGSISAATLEGALNVTGPSVLSDASATSLSVSGTSQLNALAVSGASTLQSATVQGNAAIAGALNVAGQSTLGDARMQTATVQKALAVNGPMGVSGTASFGSDLEVGGAGRFGSASVAGTTSTGALSVAGTSQLDTLVVSGASTMAKVDVLGPLAVTGAAGFGDLVAKDMRTEDLHVTGNLTIDGNLSLPSKFSFGELETTGSSRLADLQTTGQVAMNNAGSSFTLGSSGILATTAGGARVQLTDTAAVLTHGGNGITATANGTTRITAIHEATLQGGNTTLALTDTGARLSGSGSAPARLSGIADGVEDNDAVNVGQLNDGLREVSAGVAMSMAMAQLPAPLDGSNHSFGVAVGGFDGQEALALGGTAIVNNNVTLRGALSHAGGKTGAGVGVGWSF
- a CDS encoding DNA primase small subunit domain-containing protein, with translation MELTMFSVTKVKAVRPVELSKRYDLRDGNLTKTVVAALSRGQVETLELEGIEALAEVISRLTPAEALMLGVPQIKSATTIVTRRMLSAHLREGDIARTADNFVYPEGAGFLFIDHDGLQDGTCLSREDLLERLYACAPSLRQVKILALPSSSSHICRTDTGEDLTGARGLHLYIPVKDARDIPRIGKVLTDLLWLGDQGYVRIASNGARLLRSPIDSTVWQPSRLVFAAGAICANGLEQRRGAPVIVNPEGADLWDSVALLPTLDAAAQALVQATRDRALALSQKAADEQRAVWLEDFRPGLLRDLGAGPEAREPREELLAAVENAVLGPGLLLFVRRAGEVQFAPVTVEAILADRIGYHRAITLDPIEPDYNGRAPVGCLFLDGRTPVLHSMAHGGTSYRLERRTTIVELHPGRMAEATEAVLTHMRGDSRFMDHGDLLVTIHDGKRQPIDEYRLELMLGDILFLKADAKGRMKPSDPPSRLLRQILSLGAQRRLRRLTFILRRPTLNARGELLTRPGHHAGEGLYLDYDPEEWPEIPLTLSQEDARAALKMIWKPFAAFPFVDAASRGALLAAIFTAILRPSLPTAPLVASDAPNHACGKTLALEAVASLAAGEPVSVAAPFDGDQAEMRKLLTSTALAGDSTLLFDNCRTLLDSPQLSAFLTGEYWSDRLLGSNVMRNGLPTQIFLGVTGVNLQFSAELRRRTIAWRIDPQVERPHERAFDFCPREQVMTFYKEIVAASLALIRTAQAADLPRPAHTFASYPVWDRLIRTAVRHAAQLTDGFFADPVPQAVRAVAETEEVIDLHALLAGLMEAFGGEAFGSVDVCMLIEDPANRRLGALMAGATQRPDRLSPKSLGRYLAQYVDRPSGHLVLRARRGSKALSFFVERVPQEAPESA